A stretch of the Planctomycetota bacterium genome encodes the following:
- a CDS encoding deoxyribodipyrimidine photo-lyase — MSAGLVWFKRDLRVEDHEPLVRAAASGPVLGLYAYEPCVLEADEHDARHLEFANDCLRELQEEFAALGSVLLIRRGDAVDVLERLWNEHRFERLYSHEETGLAVTYDRDRRVAAWCRRRGVAWHEVAQHGVVRGLKSRDGWARQWERRMRAPVLAAPRLLEPWPNVHGLRAGGIASAGELGVRTECETRGAQRGGAGEARSLLASFLSERGETYQRNMSSPLAGWDACSRLSPHLAYGSLSVRAAYQAARKRADELRREGVGGRWRGSIASFEKRLHWHCHFIQKLESEPDIEFRNMHRGYDGLRTEDEGAWSDDERLRFDAWAEGRTGYPFADACMRCLRTTGWMNFRMRSMLVSVAAYHLWLHWRPLARHLGRLFVDFEPGIHYSQVQMQSGTTGINTVRIYNPIKQGRDQDPGGVFIRRWVPELADVEGDEVHEPWRGGSLFGWVPGGGYPRPIVEHAAAYRQAQRRIFAVRKTAEARSEAKRVYDRHGSRKRGASRSAGRYRGAPEDRGVA; from the coding sequence GTGTCGGCGGGGCTCGTGTGGTTCAAGCGGGACCTTCGGGTGGAGGACCACGAGCCGCTCGTGCGGGCGGCCGCGTCGGGCCCGGTGCTCGGGCTGTACGCCTACGAGCCGTGCGTGCTGGAGGCCGACGAGCACGATGCGCGGCACCTGGAGTTCGCGAACGACTGCCTGCGGGAACTACAGGAGGAGTTCGCCGCGTTGGGGTCGGTGCTGCTGATCCGCCGGGGCGATGCGGTGGACGTGCTCGAACGGCTGTGGAACGAGCACCGCTTCGAGCGGCTGTACAGCCATGAGGAGACCGGGCTGGCGGTGACGTACGACCGCGATCGGCGGGTCGCGGCGTGGTGCAGGCGGCGGGGCGTGGCCTGGCACGAGGTCGCGCAGCACGGCGTCGTGCGGGGTCTGAAGTCCCGGGATGGCTGGGCGAGGCAATGGGAGCGGCGGATGCGGGCGCCGGTGCTCGCGGCCCCCCGGTTGCTCGAGCCGTGGCCCAACGTCCATGGACTCCGGGCGGGCGGCATCGCGTCGGCGGGCGAGCTGGGCGTGCGGACGGAGTGCGAGACGCGAGGCGCGCAGCGGGGCGGGGCCGGCGAGGCGCGGTCGCTGCTGGCGAGCTTCCTGAGCGAGCGGGGCGAGACCTATCAGCGGAACATGTCCTCGCCGCTGGCGGGGTGGGATGCGTGCAGCCGGCTGAGCCCGCACCTGGCGTACGGCAGCCTGTCGGTGCGTGCGGCGTACCAGGCGGCGCGGAAGCGGGCCGACGAACTGCGGCGTGAGGGCGTCGGCGGCCGGTGGAGGGGATCGATCGCGAGCTTCGAGAAGCGGCTGCACTGGCACTGCCACTTCATCCAGAAGCTCGAGAGCGAGCCGGACATCGAGTTCCGCAACATGCACCGCGGCTACGACGGGCTGCGGACCGAGGACGAGGGCGCATGGAGCGACGACGAGCGGTTGCGCTTCGACGCGTGGGCCGAGGGCCGGACGGGTTACCCCTTCGCCGACGCGTGCATGCGGTGCCTGCGGACCACCGGTTGGATGAACTTCCGAATGCGATCGATGCTGGTGAGCGTCGCGGCGTATCACCTGTGGCTGCACTGGCGGCCGCTGGCGCGGCACCTTGGACGGCTGTTCGTCGACTTCGAACCGGGCATCCACTACAGCCAGGTGCAGATGCAGAGCGGCACCACGGGCATCAACACGGTGCGGATCTACAACCCCATCAAGCAGGGCCGCGACCAGGATCCCGGCGGCGTGTTCATCCGGCGGTGGGTGCCCGAGCTGGCCGATGTGGAGGGCGACGAGGTGCACGAGCCGTGGCGCGGGGGCTCGCTGTTCGGCTGGGTGCCGGGCGGGGGCTATCCGCGGCCGATCGTCGAGCACGCGGCGGCGTACCGCCAGGCGCAGCGGCGGATCTTCGCGGTGCGGAAGACGGCGGAGGCGCGATCGGAGGCAAAGCGGGTGTACGACCGGCACGGCAGCCGCAAGCGCGGCGCGTCCCGGTCGGCGGGCCGCTACCGCGGTGCGCCGGAGGATCGGGGCGTGGCGTAG
- a CDS encoding CYTH domain-containing protein, translating into MQSLEFRAELRDADSAIAAVLHAGATPLITLVLRDTYFRVPSGVFKRREAADEPVEYIFYERLDRPQPHLCRYTVYDESQARLRFGRSDPPVWRVVEKTRRAFMRGNVRIHFDAIEDLGEFCELEAHVSPAHNVARCHERIQELRTVLGPTLGEPLTGSYADMLEALEPDRTGV; encoded by the coding sequence ATGCAGAGCCTGGAATTCCGAGCCGAGCTGCGGGACGCCGATTCGGCCATCGCCGCCGTGCTGCACGCGGGGGCGACGCCGCTGATCACGCTGGTGCTGCGGGACACCTACTTCCGCGTGCCCAGCGGCGTATTCAAGCGTCGCGAGGCGGCCGATGAGCCCGTGGAGTACATCTTCTACGAGCGGCTGGATCGGCCACAGCCCCACCTGTGCCGGTACACGGTGTACGACGAGTCGCAGGCGCGTCTGCGGTTTGGGCGGAGCGATCCGCCGGTGTGGCGGGTCGTCGAGAAGACTCGCCGGGCCTTCATGCGGGGCAACGTGCGGATCCACTTCGACGCGATCGAGGACCTCGGTGAGTTCTGCGAGCTGGAGGCGCACGTAAGCCCCGCGCACAACGTGGCGCGGTGCCACGAGCGGATCCAGGAGCTGCGAACGGTGCTCGGGCCCACGCTGGGCGAACCGCTGACGGGCAGCTACGCCGACATGCTCGAGGCGCTCGAGCCCGACCGCACCGGCGTATAG
- the ligA gene encoding NAD-dependent DNA ligase LigA: MADEPERIQELRDLLARANRAYYADADPIMGDAEFDRLLAELGELESRHPELADPASPTVRVGGEPIEGFVTRGHAQPMLSIDNTYSEADVRRWVDRVAEKLGGAPEADRFVCDPKIDGVAISLRYEGGELLHALTRGDGTRGDDVTHAVRTVRAIPLRLAGDAPAVLEVRGELFIPLSEFTRINKEREAAGEPPLMNPRNATAGTIKMLDPSVAAHRRLGFVAHGRGEVGDGFADSFSGFMERLGGLGVPSSPMATTASDAEGVLEAIEGFAERRHELDYLTDGMVVRVNRFAQQATLGVTSKAPRWAIAYKYAAERATTVVLGVEHQVGKTGKITPRATMEPVLLAGTTVRHATLHNYGQIAQKDIRLGDTVEIEKAGEIIPYVLGVVTSERPKGARRITPPAQCPACEGVVEIEPPGAGGDPKSETTRRCVNPECPAQLREKLVWFVGRRQMDIDGLGEKTIDLIRGSDIPLDGFADVFRLREHADALRELDGLGERSVELMLAGIEDAKGRGLARVLAGLGIRHVGESTARALARLFADLGALLDVDEEMLRPKTLNKSRARELGLPEDPKERDETGLGATTAPIVHAYLHSEAATRLFDELREVGVDLASRDYVDPGARGAEAGADNAFAGRTFVMTGTLERYERNELKDVLEGLGARVTGSVSKNTDVVVAGAKAGSKLAKAESLGLEVWDEARLLEELPADATP; the protein is encoded by the coding sequence ATGGCCGACGAGCCCGAGCGCATCCAGGAGCTCCGCGACCTGCTCGCCCGGGCCAACCGCGCGTACTACGCCGACGCGGACCCGATCATGGGCGACGCCGAGTTCGATCGCCTGCTGGCCGAACTGGGCGAGCTCGAGTCGCGGCACCCCGAGCTGGCCGACCCCGCCAGCCCCACGGTGCGCGTCGGCGGCGAGCCCATCGAGGGCTTCGTCACCCGCGGCCATGCGCAGCCCATGCTGAGCATCGACAACACCTACAGCGAGGCGGACGTCCGCCGCTGGGTCGATCGCGTGGCCGAGAAGCTCGGCGGCGCACCCGAGGCCGATCGCTTCGTGTGCGATCCCAAGATCGACGGCGTGGCGATCAGCCTGCGGTACGAAGGCGGCGAGTTGCTCCACGCCCTCACCCGCGGCGACGGCACCCGGGGCGACGACGTCACCCACGCCGTGCGCACGGTGCGGGCGATCCCGCTGCGGCTTGCGGGCGACGCGCCGGCGGTGCTCGAGGTCCGCGGCGAGCTGTTCATACCCCTCTCGGAGTTCACGCGGATCAACAAGGAGCGCGAGGCCGCGGGCGAGCCACCGCTGATGAACCCCCGCAACGCGACGGCGGGCACGATCAAGATGCTCGACCCGTCGGTGGCGGCGCACCGCAGGCTGGGCTTCGTGGCGCACGGGCGGGGGGAGGTCGGCGACGGCTTCGCGGATTCGTTCTCGGGGTTCATGGAGCGCCTCGGTGGGCTGGGCGTGCCGTCCAGCCCGATGGCCACGACGGCGAGCGACGCGGAGGGCGTGCTGGAGGCCATCGAGGGCTTCGCCGAGCGTCGGCACGAGCTGGACTACCTGACCGACGGCATGGTGGTGCGGGTCAACCGCTTCGCGCAGCAGGCGACGCTGGGCGTCACGAGCAAGGCGCCGCGGTGGGCCATCGCGTACAAGTACGCCGCCGAGCGCGCGACGACGGTCGTGCTGGGCGTAGAGCACCAGGTCGGCAAGACGGGCAAGATCACGCCCCGGGCCACGATGGAGCCCGTGCTGCTGGCGGGCACGACGGTGCGGCACGCGACGCTGCACAACTACGGCCAGATCGCCCAGAAGGACATCCGTCTGGGCGACACCGTCGAGATCGAGAAGGCCGGCGAGATCATTCCGTACGTGCTGGGGGTGGTCACCAGCGAGCGGCCGAAGGGGGCGAGGCGGATCACGCCGCCCGCGCAATGCCCCGCGTGCGAGGGCGTAGTCGAGATCGAGCCGCCCGGCGCGGGGGGCGATCCGAAGTCCGAGACGACCCGCCGCTGCGTGAACCCCGAGTGCCCCGCGCAGCTCCGCGAGAAGCTGGTGTGGTTCGTCGGGCGGCGGCAGATGGACATCGACGGGCTGGGCGAGAAGACCATCGATCTGATCCGCGGCAGCGACATCCCGCTGGATGGCTTCGCCGACGTGTTCCGGCTGCGCGAGCACGCCGACGCGCTCCGCGAGCTGGACGGACTGGGTGAGCGATCGGTCGAGCTGATGCTCGCGGGCATCGAAGACGCCAAGGGCCGGGGACTGGCACGGGTGCTGGCGGGGCTTGGCATCCGCCATGTGGGCGAGAGCACGGCGCGGGCGCTCGCGCGGTTGTTCGCGGATCTCGGGGCGTTGCTCGACGTCGATGAGGAGATGCTGCGTCCCAAGACGCTGAACAAGTCCCGGGCGCGAGAGCTGGGGCTGCCCGAGGACCCCAAGGAGCGGGACGAGACCGGGCTGGGCGCGACCACGGCGCCGATCGTGCACGCGTACCTGCACTCCGAGGCGGCGACGCGGCTGTTCGACGAGCTCCGCGAGGTCGGCGTGGATCTGGCGAGCCGGGACTACGTCGATCCGGGGGCGCGCGGGGCCGAGGCCGGGGCGGACAATGCCTTCGCGGGGCGGACCTTCGTGATGACCGGCACGCTGGAGCGCTACGAGCGCAACGAGCTGAAGGACGTGCTGGAGGGCCTGGGCGCGAGGGTCACGGGGTCGGTGAGCAAGAACACCGACGTGGTCGTTGCGGGCGCCAAGGCGGGCAGCAAGCTGGCCAAGGCCGAGAGCCTTGGGCTGGAGGTGTGGGACGAGGCCCGGCTGCTCGAGGAGCTCCCCGCGGACGCCACGCCGTAG
- a CDS encoding bifunctional 5,10-methylenetetrahydrofolate dehydrogenase/5,10-methenyltetrahydrofolate cyclohydrolase, producing MAEATIIDGRELAGRYRDEITDRVRRAHAAGRTVRLDAVLVDDGDNASRQYADSQCSTCGELGIDYRLHTLPASAGFDDIAGRVLLLNTQDDCHAIMVHLPLPEGVDAYEVQRRIDPRKDVEGVNPANIGNVVYGRSSLAPCTALAAVRMIRSTGIELAGARCVVVGAGDVVGKPIAVLLMRREATVISCNEHTKNLPELARTADVLVAAAGVPELVRGDWIKPGAVVIDVGVNRVTNDDGTTRTVGDVAFDEARQIAGHLSPVPGGVGPMTVAMLLRNVVDAAEGAASEL from the coding sequence GTGGCGGAGGCGACCATCATCGACGGGCGGGAGCTGGCGGGCCGGTACCGCGACGAGATCACCGATCGCGTCCGCCGCGCGCACGCCGCGGGCCGCACCGTGCGGCTGGACGCCGTGCTGGTCGACGACGGCGACAACGCCTCAAGGCAATACGCCGACAGCCAGTGCAGCACCTGCGGCGAGCTGGGGATCGACTACCGGTTGCACACGCTGCCGGCGTCGGCCGGGTTCGACGACATCGCCGGCCGCGTGCTGCTGCTCAACACCCAGGACGATTGCCACGCCATCATGGTGCACCTGCCGCTGCCCGAGGGCGTGGACGCCTACGAGGTGCAGCGCCGCATCGACCCCCGCAAGGACGTCGAGGGCGTCAACCCCGCCAACATCGGCAACGTCGTGTACGGCCGGTCGAGCCTGGCGCCCTGCACGGCGCTGGCGGCGGTCCGCATGATCCGCTCGACGGGCATCGAGCTGGCGGGCGCCCGCTGCGTGGTGGTGGGCGCGGGCGACGTGGTCGGCAAGCCCATCGCCGTCCTGCTGATGCGCCGCGAGGCCACCGTCATCAGCTGCAACGAGCACACGAAGAACCTGCCCGAGCTGGCACGCACCGCCGACGTGCTGGTCGCCGCCGCCGGCGTGCCCGAGCTGGTCCGCGGCGACTGGATCAAGCCCGGCGCCGTCGTGATCGACGTCGGCGTCAACCGCGTGACGAACGACGACGGCACGACCCGGACCGTGGGCGACGTCGCCTTCGACGAGGCCCGCCAGATCGCGGGCCACCTCAGCCCGGTGCCGGGCGGCGTGGGCCCGATGACCGTGGCGATGCTGCTGCGCAACGTCGTAGACGCCGCCGAGGGCGCCGCCAGCGAACTGTGA
- a CDS encoding tetratricopeptide repeat protein, producing the protein MDTTAARVRRTGRSVALVLALAGCAAALAACGSGPSPKKRVQSRAATDALDNATALAGLGRAEDALAEFERAIELNPLLSDAYLGAGDQHLLLGNHEDALADYQTATEIEPEDPDARVKYGRVLQILGRIGQAIGAYLAALELEPSNVEANINLSVAYMQAEEPGLAVDYAERAVLLAPRDAAALINLGTIYAALDEHDDAVDQYQQAAELVDPIPAELLINLAESLRALRRDAEVVNVLSQLVRTHPSAIAWERLGSAQFRLRNYDEALVGFETALQYDEDHYPALNGLGVYLLNQYLWSDETNVAARDEGLKHLRRSLQLEHRQPPIRELLARFR; encoded by the coding sequence ATGGACACGACGGCGGCACGCGTGCGGAGGACGGGGCGATCGGTCGCCCTGGTGCTGGCCCTGGCCGGATGCGCCGCCGCGCTCGCCGCCTGCGGCTCGGGCCCATCGCCCAAGAAGCGGGTGCAATCGCGGGCCGCCACCGACGCGCTGGACAACGCCACCGCCCTCGCCGGCCTGGGCCGCGCCGAGGACGCGCTGGCCGAGTTCGAGCGGGCCATCGAGCTCAACCCGCTGCTGTCGGACGCGTACCTGGGCGCGGGCGACCAGCACCTGCTGCTGGGCAACCACGAGGACGCGCTGGCCGACTACCAGACCGCCACCGAGATCGAGCCCGAGGATCCCGACGCCCGCGTGAAGTACGGCCGCGTGCTGCAGATCCTCGGCCGCATCGGCCAGGCGATCGGCGCCTACCTCGCGGCCCTGGAGCTGGAGCCCAGCAACGTCGAGGCCAACATCAACCTCTCGGTCGCCTACATGCAGGCCGAGGAGCCGGGCCTCGCCGTCGACTACGCCGAGCGGGCCGTGCTGCTGGCGCCCCGGGACGCGGCCGCCCTGATCAACCTCGGGACCATTTACGCCGCCCTGGACGAGCACGACGACGCCGTCGACCAGTACCAGCAGGCCGCCGAGCTGGTCGACCCGATCCCGGCCGAGTTGCTCATTAATCTCGCCGAGAGCCTCCGCGCGCTGCGGCGGGACGCCGAGGTCGTCAACGTGCTCAGCCAGCTCGTGCGGACGCACCCGTCGGCCATCGCATGGGAGCGGCTGGGCAGCGCCCAGTTCCGGCTGCGCAACTATGACGAGGCGCTCGTCGGCTTCGAGACCGCGCTGCAGTACGACGAGGACCACTACCCCGCCCTCAACGGCCTGGGCGTCTACCTGCTCAACCAGTACCTGTGGAGCGACGAGACCAACGTTGCGGCCCGCGACGAGGGCCTGAAGCACCTCCGCCGCAGCCTGCAGCTCGAGCACCGCCAGCCGCCGATCCGGGAGTTGCTTGCGCGATTCCGATAG
- a CDS encoding SDR family NAD(P)-dependent oxidoreductase — protein MTTTNAPSATADWFRPSFADRVAVVTGASAGIGLATARALIDGGATVIVNARRAGRLDELVEMAPERVRPIAGDATEPELVHQMLDAALQLAGAEADLVVANAGRGLKGSPLDSDADEWDEVLDINTTAAARLMRAAVRRMLADVGEHKGPPVRPRDVVLLGSSVGRNLSPFSSFYGAAKAAAHMIAEAIRREAGPRGIRVTTIEPGVVATEFQDAAGYDRATFGEFMDEIGPVLTPEDVARTILFVCAHPAGVHVNEVMVRPTRQSYP, from the coding sequence ATGACTACCACGAACGCACCGTCCGCCACCGCCGATTGGTTCCGACCGTCCTTCGCCGACCGCGTGGCCGTCGTCACCGGCGCCAGCGCGGGCATCGGCCTGGCGACCGCCCGCGCGCTGATCGACGGAGGCGCCACGGTCATCGTCAACGCCCGCCGCGCCGGCCGGCTCGACGAGTTGGTCGAGATGGCCCCCGAGCGGGTGCGGCCCATCGCCGGCGACGCCACCGAGCCCGAGCTGGTGCACCAGATGCTCGACGCGGCGCTGCAGCTCGCCGGTGCGGAGGCCGATCTGGTCGTCGCCAACGCGGGCCGGGGGCTGAAGGGCTCGCCGCTGGATTCCGACGCCGACGAGTGGGACGAGGTCCTGGACATCAACACCACCGCTGCCGCGAGGCTGATGCGGGCCGCCGTCCGCCGCATGCTGGCCGACGTGGGCGAGCACAAGGGCCCGCCGGTGCGGCCGCGGGACGTCGTGCTGCTGGGCTCGAGCGTGGGGCGGAACCTGTCGCCGTTCAGCAGCTTCTACGGCGCCGCCAAGGCCGCCGCCCACATGATCGCCGAGGCCATCCGCCGCGAGGCCGGCCCCCGCGGCATCCGCGTCACGACCATCGAGCCCGGCGTGGTCGCCACCGAGTTCCAGGACGCCGCGGGCTACGACCGCGCCACCTTCGGCGAGTTCATGGACGAGATCGGCCCGGTGCTCACGCCCGAGGACGTGGCCCGCACCATCCTGTTCGTGTGCGCGCACCCCGCGGGCGTGCACGTCAACGAGGTCATGGTCCGTCCGACGCGGCAGTCGTATCCGTGA
- a CDS encoding lecithin retinol acyltransferase family protein → MGRQLPETGDVVRVWTGWYWHYAIFVGMLGGVAPGVVELAKPREGGRVRRVAWTQFLGGRSFAVVTPPDAMPGHCVARRALAAIGRRGYDLLFWNCETFATECATGRGRSDQVRGIASLALVTACVGLAALADRRPAR, encoded by the coding sequence ATGGGACGGCAGCTTCCCGAAACAGGCGACGTGGTCCGCGTGTGGACGGGCTGGTACTGGCACTACGCCATCTTCGTGGGGATGCTCGGTGGCGTTGCACCGGGGGTCGTCGAGCTGGCCAAGCCCCGCGAAGGGGGCCGAGTGCGGCGCGTGGCCTGGACGCAGTTCCTCGGCGGCCGCTCGTTTGCGGTCGTCACTCCGCCCGACGCGATGCCCGGACATTGTGTCGCCCGGCGTGCGTTGGCGGCCATCGGTCGGCGAGGGTACGACCTGCTGTTCTGGAATTGCGAGACGTTCGCCACGGAATGCGCGACGGGCCGTGGCCGAAGCGACCAGGTACGCGGCATCGCATCGCTCGCGCTGGTCACGGCATGCGTAGGGCTCGCGGCCCTCGCGGATCGACGACCGGCTCGCTAG
- a CDS encoding Glu/Leu/Phe/Val dehydrogenase, which yields MTTIATQTEGTAADPAREDEPRNPVFEELGFPKDPNNLYTQTVGTMLHAADMLDQQHRVKIILAQPKNELMVHFPVRLEDGHHHLFKGYRVQHNNALGPYKGGLRFHPDVHLDDVKALALLMTMKCSLARLPLGGAKGGVKCDPRKLTPAEMERVTRRFTSAIMNDIGPDYDIPAPDVGTNAQTMAWIADTYQMSNSRTAYEGLRVVTGKPVEVGGSVGREKATGQGIADVMAEILPQIKIPIQGLRFSILGFGNVGSWCARILQDMGGTLVATMDHTGALRNDAGIDAHALAEYSYQHGGISGFGESTGSGGGKGAEAVSKEDFYSTPVDAFIPAALEQMIGPREAEMLQCRVVAEGANAPCTPAADRVLNRRGIEVLPAILCNSGGVTVSYFEWVQNKACQIWDIETVDRELNKVMCMAARRTLLARQRYECDMRTASYLAALEHLGKVYKTRGIFP from the coding sequence ATGACGACGATCGCGACGCAGACGGAGGGGACCGCGGCCGATCCGGCCCGCGAGGACGAGCCACGCAACCCGGTGTTCGAGGAACTGGGCTTTCCCAAGGACCCCAACAACCTCTACACCCAGACCGTGGGCACCATGCTGCACGCGGCCGACATGCTCGACCAGCAGCACCGCGTCAAGATCATCCTGGCCCAGCCCAAGAACGAGCTGATGGTGCACTTCCCCGTCCGCCTCGAGGATGGGCACCACCACCTCTTCAAGGGCTATCGGGTGCAGCACAACAACGCGCTGGGCCCCTACAAGGGCGGCCTGCGATTCCACCCCGATGTCCACCTGGATGACGTCAAGGCGCTCGCGCTGCTCATGACGATGAAGTGCTCGCTGGCGCGGCTGCCCCTGGGCGGCGCCAAGGGCGGCGTGAAGTGCGACCCCCGCAAGCTGACGCCCGCGGAGATGGAGCGGGTCACCCGCCGCTTCACCAGCGCGATCATGAACGACATCGGGCCGGACTACGACATCCCGGCGCCCGACGTGGGCACCAACGCCCAGACGATGGCCTGGATCGCCGACACGTACCAGATGTCCAACAGCCGGACGGCCTACGAGGGCCTGCGGGTGGTCACGGGCAAGCCCGTGGAGGTCGGCGGGTCGGTGGGCCGCGAGAAGGCAACCGGCCAGGGCATCGCCGACGTGATGGCCGAGATCCTGCCGCAGATCAAGATCCCCATCCAGGGGCTGCGGTTCAGCATCCTGGGCTTCGGCAACGTGGGCTCGTGGTGCGCCCGCATCCTGCAGGACATGGGCGGCACGCTCGTCGCGACGATGGACCATACCGGGGCGCTGCGCAACGACGCGGGCATCGACGCCCACGCCCTGGCCGAGTACAGCTACCAGCACGGCGGCATCTCGGGCTTCGGCGAATCGACCGGCAGCGGCGGCGGCAAGGGCGCCGAGGCGGTCTCCAAGGAGGACTTCTACAGCACCCCGGTCGACGCGTTCATCCCCGCCGCCCTCGAGCAGATGATCGGCCCGCGGGAGGCCGAGATGCTCCAGTGCCGCGTGGTGGCCGAGGGCGCCAACGCCCCGTGTACGCCCGCGGCCGACCGCGTGCTGAACCGCCGGGGCATCGAGGTGCTGCCGGCCATCCTGTGCAACTCGGGCGGCGTAACGGTGAGCTACTTCGAGTGGGTGCAGAACAAGGCCTGCCAGATCTGGGACATCGAGACGGTGGACCGCGAGCTGAACAAGGTCATGTGCATGGCCGCCCGCCGCACGCTGCTGGCCCGCCAGCGGTACGAGTGCGACATGCGGACCGCAAGCTACCTGGCGGCCCTGGAGCACCTGGGCAAGGTCTACAAGACGCGGGGCATCTTCCCGTAA
- a CDS encoding 30S ribosomal protein S1, with protein sequence MVDETLIASLGLEDTDMDAMIRDALGDEVAQGNMDGLIDDQIADLEPGKIIKGRIIGIAGDDAVVEVGLKSEGLVPLDEFEQEPKIGDSVDVLLKSLEGQNGVVEVSKRQADRQIAWNRIVDSTKEDDIVEGRVMKQIKGGLLVDIGVPVFLPASQVDVRRPHDVRDFVGRSIRAMVLKIDTDRRNIVISRRKLIEKERDAAKKRLLETLEEGQLIKGVVKNIADFGAFIDLGGIDGLLHITDMSWSRVNHPSEMVKVDDEVEVKVLSIDLQKEKIALGLKQKDASPWEAIEAKYPVNSRVRGEVVNIMSYGAFVRLEDGIEGLVHISEMSWTRRVNHPSEVVNPGDEVDVVILEIDKNKQEISLGMKQTEVNPWELVAEKYPPGTVIEGTVRNLANYGAFVEIEPGIDGLLHVSDMSWTKKVTHPNEVVAKGDNVQCVVLDVDQEKQRISLGVKQLTEDPWLSAIPGAYQPGMVVRGKVTKITNFGVFVELEDELEGLLHISELADHKVEDPQEVVKAGDEVDVKILRVDINDRKIGLSLKRAQWGDAGDGSYSADVDMPTRGGMDDHDAMGTNKINLGGS encoded by the coding sequence ATGGTGGACGAAACGCTGATCGCTTCCCTCGGTCTCGAAGACACCGACATGGACGCGATGATCCGAGACGCGCTCGGAGACGAGGTCGCCCAGGGCAACATGGACGGCCTGATCGACGACCAGATCGCCGATCTGGAACCCGGCAAGATCATCAAGGGCCGCATCATCGGCATCGCCGGCGACGACGCGGTCGTCGAGGTCGGCCTCAAGAGCGAGGGCCTGGTCCCGCTAGACGAGTTCGAGCAGGAGCCCAAGATCGGCGACTCCGTCGACGTTCTGCTCAAGAGCCTCGAGGGCCAGAACGGCGTCGTCGAGGTGTCCAAGCGGCAGGCCGACCGCCAGATCGCCTGGAACCGCATCGTCGACAGCACCAAGGAGGACGACATCGTCGAGGGCCGGGTGATGAAGCAGATCAAGGGTGGTCTGCTGGTCGACATCGGCGTGCCGGTGTTCCTGCCCGCCAGCCAGGTCGATGTCCGCCGCCCGCACGACGTGCGGGACTTCGTGGGCCGCTCGATCCGAGCGATGGTGCTCAAGATCGATACCGATCGCCGCAACATCGTCATCAGCCGCCGCAAGCTGATCGAGAAGGAGCGCGACGCCGCCAAGAAGCGGCTGCTGGAGACCCTCGAGGAGGGCCAGCTCATCAAGGGCGTGGTCAAGAACATTGCCGACTTCGGCGCCTTCATCGATCTGGGCGGCATCGACGGCCTGCTGCACATCACCGACATGTCCTGGAGCCGCGTCAACCACCCCAGCGAGATGGTCAAGGTCGACGACGAGGTCGAGGTCAAGGTGCTGTCGATCGATCTCCAGAAGGAGAAGATCGCGCTGGGCCTCAAGCAGAAGGACGCCAGCCCCTGGGAGGCCATCGAGGCCAAGTACCCCGTCAACTCCCGCGTCCGCGGCGAGGTCGTCAACATCATGTCCTACGGCGCCTTCGTCCGCCTCGAGGACGGCATCGAGGGCCTGGTGCACATCTCCGAGATGAGCTGGACCCGCCGCGTCAACCACCCCTCGGAGGTGGTCAACCCCGGCGACGAGGTCGACGTGGTCATCCTCGAGATCGACAAGAACAAGCAGGAGATCAGCCTCGGCATGAAGCAGACCGAGGTGAACCCCTGGGAGCTGGTGGCCGAGAAGTACCCCCCCGGCACCGTCATCGAGGGCACCGTCCGCAACCTGGCCAACTACGGCGCCTTCGTCGAGATCGAGCCGGGCATCGACGGCCTGCTGCACGTCAGCGACATGAGCTGGACCAAGAAGGTGACCCACCCCAACGAGGTGGTCGCCAAGGGCGACAACGTGCAATGCGTCGTGCTCGACGTCGACCAGGAGAAGCAGCGGATCAGCCTGGGCGTCAAGCAGCTCACCGAGGATCCCTGGCTCAGCGCCATCCCGGGCGCCTACCAGCCGGGCATGGTCGTCCGCGGCAAGGTCACCAAGATCACCAACTTCGGTGTCTTCGTCGAGCTCGAGGACGAGCTCGAGGGACTGCTGCACATCTCCGAACTGGCCGACCACAAGGTCGAGGACCCGCAGGAGGTCGTCAAGGCCGGCGACGAGGTGGACGTCAAGATCCTCCGCGTCGACATCAACGATCGCAAGATCGGCCTGAGCCTCAAGCGGGCCCAGTGGGGCGACGCCGGCGACGGGAGCTACTCCGCCGACGTCGACATGCCCACCCGCGGCGGCATGGACGACCACGACGCCATGGGGACCAACAAGATCAACCTCGGCGGCAGCTGA